One Yoonia sp. BS5-3 genomic window carries:
- a CDS encoding TRAP transporter large permease gives MEPIEIGLWVTGGLLVMVVLGMRVAFAAGMAGMIGLIWIFWERKDYDFAEFAWALEVAVKTAGQVPHSKVSSQALSLIPTFILIGYLAYYAGLTKALFEAAKRWIAWVPGGLAVSTVFATAGFAAVSGASVATSAVFARIAIPEMLKIGYNKQFAAGVVAAGGTLASLIPPSAILVIYAIIVEQDVGKLLLAGFIPGAFSALIYAALIIGMALTIKDFGPAVKGYTWRERLVSLPPALPIVFVVVTIICFVYNPFGGDAWGTPTEGGAIGAFVVFLMALYQGMRWPQLKEALLETAKLSVMIFTIIWGVLIYVRFLGFADLPSAFSDWITSLTMSPMLILICILLAYAVLGMFMDAIGMLLLTLPVVYPAVMALNGGEAVAAADSAFGMSGPMCAIWFGILVVKMAEFCLITPPIGLNCFVVAGVRDDLTVQDVFKGVTPFFIADALTIALLVAFPAIVLWLPSLA, from the coding sequence ATGGAACCGATTGAGATTGGGCTGTGGGTCACCGGCGGATTGCTGGTGATGGTCGTTCTTGGGATGCGCGTTGCCTTCGCAGCGGGCATGGCCGGAATGATCGGATTGATCTGGATCTTTTGGGAACGCAAAGACTATGACTTTGCAGAATTCGCATGGGCGCTTGAGGTGGCCGTTAAGACAGCCGGGCAAGTTCCGCATTCCAAAGTATCCAGCCAGGCGCTTTCGCTGATCCCGACATTCATCCTGATTGGTTATCTGGCCTATTATGCAGGCTTGACCAAGGCATTGTTCGAGGCGGCCAAACGCTGGATCGCCTGGGTGCCCGGTGGTTTGGCGGTATCGACGGTCTTTGCAACGGCAGGCTTTGCGGCGGTGTCAGGGGCGTCGGTGGCGACCTCAGCAGTGTTCGCACGGATCGCGATCCCCGAGATGTTGAAAATTGGGTATAACAAACAATTCGCAGCCGGGGTCGTGGCGGCGGGCGGGACGCTTGCATCACTGATCCCACCTTCTGCAATTCTGGTGATCTACGCGATCATTGTTGAACAAGATGTGGGAAAGCTACTGCTGGCGGGGTTCATCCCCGGGGCATTCTCGGCGCTGATTTATGCGGCGCTGATCATCGGGATGGCGTTGACGATCAAAGATTTCGGACCAGCGGTCAAAGGATATACATGGCGCGAACGGCTTGTATCGCTGCCACCGGCATTGCCGATTGTCTTTGTGGTCGTGACGATCATCTGCTTTGTCTACAACCCGTTTGGGGGCGATGCCTGGGGCACACCAACCGAAGGCGGGGCGATCGGGGCGTTTGTTGTCTTTCTGATGGCGCTGTATCAGGGGATGCGCTGGCCGCAACTGAAAGAGGCATTGCTGGAAACGGCGAAGCTCAGCGTCATGATCTTCACGATCATCTGGGGCGTCTTGATCTATGTGCGCTTTCTGGGGTTTGCGGATTTGCCCAGCGCGTTCTCAGACTGGATTACATCGCTGACCATGTCACCAATGCTGATTTTGATCTGCATCCTGCTGGCCTACGCGGTGCTGGGGATGTTCATGGACGCAATCGGCATGCTGCTTTTGACGCTGCCGGTCGTGTATCCGGCGGTGATGGCGCTTAACGGGGGCGAAGCCGTGGCAGCAGCAGATAGTGCCTTTGGAATGTCAGGGCCGATGTGTGCGATATGGTTCGGGATCCTGGTCGTGAAAATGGCCGAGTTTTGTCTGATCACGCCGCCCATTGGGCTAAACTGCTTTGTCGTGGCCGGGGTGCGGGACGATCTGACCGTGCAGGATGTATTCAAAGGGGTGACGCCATTCTTTATCGCAGATGCGCTGACGATTGCCCTGTTGGTGGCGTTCCCCGCCATCGTGCTGTGGCTGCCAAGCCTTGCTTGA